From the genome of Desulfobaculum xiamenense, one region includes:
- the ybaK gene encoding Cys-tRNA(Pro) deacylase — protein MTPAIDVAKKAKVHYEIHEYTHDPSADSFGGEAAEKLGVEAERVFKTLVVAFDGKLAVAVVPVTGQLDLKACAKALGTKKAAMADGKVVEKTTGYVLGGVSPLGQKKRLPTVIDESATEYETIFVSGGRRGLDIELAPADLAALTGASFHPLGR, from the coding sequence ATGACACCGGCAATCGACGTGGCCAAGAAGGCCAAGGTGCATTACGAGATTCATGAATATACGCATGACCCGTCGGCGGATTCGTTCGGCGGGGAGGCTGCCGAGAAGCTGGGCGTGGAGGCCGAACGGGTCTTCAAGACTCTTGTCGTCGCTTTTGACGGCAAGCTCGCCGTGGCCGTGGTTCCGGTGACGGGACAGCTCGACCTCAAGGCGTGCGCCAAGGCGCTTGGTACGAAGAAGGCCGCCATGGCGGACGGGAAGGTCGTCGAGAAGACCACTGGCTATGTGTTGGGCGGTGTCAGTCCCCTCGGGCAGAAGAAGCGCCTGCCCACCGTCATCGACGAGTCTGCCACCGAGTATGAGACCATTTTTGTGAGCGGTGGACGCCGTGGGCTCGATATCGAACTGGCTCCGGCCGATCTCGCCGCGCTGACCGGCGCATCCTTCCACCCCCTCGGGCGCTAG
- the rmuC gene encoding DNA recombination protein RmuC, which translates to MNIDATLITAFLAGFATCAAPFALHLAHRIKALRTQCAAEQQTRIAVLDEQLRALRDELDTCRRTLDESNAERDTLRTRLIAAGQDIARLREQAARLPEIDALRKANDAMRAQERQLGAQVASLQTELDAERAHGREKLALLGEAREELANQFKTLANEIFDDKSRRFTEQNQTTMKQLLDPMRTKLVEFQAQVEKAYVQEGKDRAELTSQVRQLMDLNRQLSDDANNLTRALKGNSKTRGDWGELILERILESSGLRKGEEFTVQESHTTDGGRRLQPDVVIHLPQGKHLVIDSKVSLNAYLEHTRAEADDEREHALKGHIAAMRTHIRELSAKDYQALYGMTSPDFVIMFVPVEPAYLLAISKDATLWREAWDRNILLVSPSTLLFVVRTVATLWRQEQQTRNAQEIAQRGALLYDKFKGFVDDIDDMGTRLDQARRAYDKARGKLCTGTGNLIRQAEMLRELGVKPKSPLPHQLVESAMLTQD; encoded by the coding sequence ATGAACATCGACGCAACGCTCATCACTGCATTTCTTGCCGGATTCGCGACATGCGCAGCGCCCTTCGCACTGCACCTTGCGCACAGGATAAAGGCGTTACGCACGCAATGCGCCGCAGAACAGCAGACACGAATCGCCGTTCTCGACGAACAGCTTCGCGCATTGCGAGACGAACTCGACACGTGCAGACGAACGCTCGACGAATCAAACGCCGAGCGCGACACGCTTCGCACGCGCCTTATCGCCGCAGGGCAAGACATCGCGCGCCTGCGGGAACAGGCCGCCCGGCTCCCCGAAATCGACGCCCTGCGCAAGGCCAACGACGCCATGCGGGCACAGGAACGTCAACTCGGCGCGCAGGTGGCGAGCCTACAAACGGAACTGGACGCCGAACGCGCCCACGGCCGGGAAAAGCTCGCCCTGCTCGGCGAGGCGCGCGAAGAGCTTGCGAACCAGTTCAAGACCCTCGCAAACGAGATCTTCGACGACAAATCCCGCCGCTTCACGGAGCAGAATCAAACCACCATGAAGCAGTTGCTGGACCCCATGCGCACGAAGCTCGTGGAATTTCAGGCGCAGGTGGAAAAGGCCTACGTGCAGGAAGGCAAGGACCGCGCGGAACTGACCAGTCAGGTCCGCCAATTGATGGACCTGAACCGCCAGCTTTCCGACGACGCCAACAACCTCACCCGCGCCCTCAAGGGTAACTCGAAAACGCGGGGCGACTGGGGCGAGCTGATCCTCGAACGCATCCTCGAAAGCTCCGGCCTGCGTAAGGGCGAGGAATTCACCGTGCAGGAAAGCCACACCACGGACGGCGGCAGACGGCTGCAACCCGACGTGGTGATCCACCTGCCGCAGGGCAAGCACCTCGTGATCGACTCCAAGGTTTCGCTCAACGCCTATCTGGAACACACGCGGGCCGAGGCCGACGACGAACGCGAGCATGCGCTGAAGGGGCACATCGCCGCCATGCGCACACACATCCGCGAACTCTCCGCCAAGGACTATCAGGCGCTCTACGGCATGACCTCGCCGGACTTCGTCATCATGTTCGTGCCGGTCGAACCCGCGTACCTGCTGGCCATATCCAAGGACGCCACCCTCTGGCGCGAGGCGTGGGACAGAAACATCCTCCTCGTCAGCCCAAGCACCCTGCTCTTCGTGGTGCGCACGGTGGCCACGCTGTGGCGGCAGGAGCAGCAGACCAGAAACGCGCAGGAAATCGCCCAGCGCGGTGCGCTGCTCTACGACAAGTTCAAGGGCTTCGTGGACGACATCGACGACATGGGCACCCGCCTCGATCAGGCCAGAAGGGCCTACGACAAGGCGCGGGGCAAACTCTGCACCGGAACGGGCAACCTGATCCGGCAGGCGGAGATGCTCCGGGAACTCGGCGTAAAGCCGAAATCGCCTCTGCCGCACCAACTCGTCGAGAGCGCCATGCTCACGCAGGACTAA